In Hamadaea flava, a genomic segment contains:
- a CDS encoding ATP-binding cassette domain-containing protein has translation MTATSTCPTPDPAPSGDDAKPRPVPAQPGKPAPELAASPWHKHLEDLAKTGFWTIARRIPALVGYALRLGWQASRRDTAAAVALTLAAGLMTTLGLLAGTAALRTLFNAGFSTDAVRAAGPSLIIGGLAVAARGGLTVAAGHAQTRLTPLINYRVELDLFRATTAVPMSAFDQAGFAEDMHRARDRGTFEAAGLVDSTVNLVTGMVGVAATAVAVAIIEPLLLPCLLLSALPTAITATRMARREYAALLARITRRRRMWTLGFLMASKHTAAELRTYQMRDQLLTQYEQAMSDETSAHMRLARQQTLSRLSGMIAGGTAMFGLYMVLAWMLTSGDIPLAAAAATYVAVVQARTSLSTAVFGLNQVYERTLYVGDMRDFVDRCHAVTPTADTQPVPAETPAQIVFDDVSLSYPDTDQPAVDSVSFTIEAGQVVALVGENGSGKSSISKLLAGLYQPTSGRILWNGTDTVALDPNSRAAHTAVMSQDWWNSRSPPAPTSPSADSRTPTIIARSKPPPWQPSPTT, from the coding sequence ATGACGGCCACCTCAACCTGTCCAACGCCCGATCCGGCGCCCAGCGGCGACGACGCGAAGCCGCGACCGGTTCCGGCGCAGCCTGGCAAGCCCGCACCGGAACTGGCGGCCAGCCCCTGGCACAAACACCTCGAGGATCTGGCCAAGACCGGGTTCTGGACGATCGCCCGCCGCATCCCGGCACTGGTCGGCTACGCATTGCGGCTAGGCTGGCAGGCATCACGCCGCGACACCGCGGCCGCGGTCGCCTTGACCCTGGCCGCCGGGCTAATGACCACCCTCGGCCTGCTCGCCGGCACCGCCGCCCTGCGTACCTTGTTCAACGCCGGGTTCAGCACCGACGCCGTACGCGCCGCCGGCCCGTCACTGATCATCGGCGGCCTCGCGGTCGCAGCCCGCGGCGGCCTCACCGTCGCGGCCGGCCACGCCCAGACCCGCCTCACCCCGCTGATCAACTACCGGGTGGAACTCGACCTGTTCCGCGCCACCACAGCCGTACCAATGTCCGCATTCGACCAGGCCGGATTCGCCGAGGACATGCACCGCGCCCGCGACCGCGGCACCTTCGAGGCAGCCGGGCTCGTCGACTCCACCGTCAACCTGGTGACCGGCATGGTCGGGGTCGCGGCCACAGCGGTCGCGGTGGCGATCATCGAACCCTTGCTGCTGCCGTGCCTGCTGCTGTCCGCGCTGCCCACAGCGATCACCGCGACACGCATGGCCCGCCGCGAGTACGCGGCGCTGCTCGCCCGTATCACCCGCCGGCGCCGGATGTGGACGCTGGGATTCCTGATGGCGTCCAAACACACCGCCGCGGAACTGCGCACCTATCAGATGCGCGACCAGTTGCTGACCCAGTATGAGCAGGCCATGTCGGACGAAACCAGCGCACACATGCGGCTGGCCCGCCAGCAGACCCTGTCCCGGCTGTCTGGCATGATCGCCGGCGGCACAGCAATGTTCGGCCTGTATATGGTGCTAGCGTGGATGCTGACCAGCGGCGACATCCCCCTCGCCGCCGCGGCCGCCACCTACGTCGCGGTCGTGCAGGCACGCACCAGCCTCAGCACCGCCGTGTTCGGCCTAAACCAGGTCTACGAACGCACCCTGTACGTGGGTGACATGCGCGATTTCGTCGACCGCTGCCACGCGGTCACCCCCACCGCCGACACGCAGCCCGTGCCCGCCGAGACACCAGCACAGATCGTGTTCGACGACGTATCGCTGTCCTACCCCGACACCGATCAGCCAGCGGTCGACTCGGTCAGCTTCACCATCGAAGCCGGCCAGGTCGTCGCCCTCGTCGGCGAAAACGGCTCAGGCAAAAGCTCCATCTCCAAACTCCTCGCCGGTCTCTACCAGCCCACCAGCGGCCGCATCCTATGGAACGGCACCGACACCGTCGCCCTCGACCCGAACAGCCGGGCCGCGCACACGGCGGTCATGAGCCAGGACTGGTGGAATTCCCGTTCACCGCCGGCGCCAACATCACCATCGGCCGACAGCAGGACACCCACGATCATCGCGAGGTCGAAGCCGCCGCCGTGGCAGCCGTCGCCCACGACATGA
- a CDS encoding HIT family protein, with protein MHGQDPQTCIFCRVIAGDIDHDVCVAVSGGFVAFPAKQQRPRNHGHMLLVPAVHVTTLQDLPTDLATGWLTATTALSNAVRSAFHATGVTIRMNLGPPGQDIAHLHTHVIPRHPGDELPTTRSQNVPLADRIAITHRLRPHLDAHRATGDPGALP; from the coding sequence ATGCACGGACAGGACCCGCAAACATGCATCTTCTGCCGCGTCATCGCCGGGGACATCGATCACGACGTCTGCGTTGCTGTCAGCGGCGGTTTCGTGGCGTTCCCGGCCAAACAACAACGGCCCCGCAACCACGGGCACATGCTGCTAGTCCCAGCCGTCCACGTGACCACCCTCCAGGATCTTCCCACCGACCTGGCCACCGGATGGCTCACCGCGACGACCGCGCTGAGCAACGCCGTCCGCTCCGCGTTCCACGCCACCGGCGTCACCATCCGCATGAACCTCGGCCCACCCGGTCAAGACATCGCCCACCTGCACACCCACGTGATTCCCCGCCATCCAGGCGACGAGTTGCCCACCACCCGATCCCAGAACGTCCCACTGGCCGACCGGATCGCCATCACCCATCGACTGCGCCCACACCTCGACGCCCACCGCGCCACCGGCGATCCCGGCGCGCTGCCATGA
- a CDS encoding non-canonical purine NTP pyrophosphatase, translating into MSRHRSIVDVHMILRRDDGKILLARRSQTSYGDGMLALPSGHLEAGETTAEAVLRETAEETGVVVDLADLRLVHVLHRAGDGGADRIGLFYLADRWSGRPVNAEPDRCSELVWADPADLPPDVIAYPAQGIHAGLAGQAYGEFGWLPGARMVGLTYGTVQVVDHDAAWFAHAAAHIRSLRSALHSHADAVEHIGSTAVQDLPAKPIIDVAVRLRPDADVPKVIAALHEEKYLFRGDKHEQGGLLFVAEPTLGVRVAHIHVLTADDPQWDRYLRVRDRLRTDPAICAEYDHLKRRLAATHHGDRAAYTKGKAEFLQQLADGDQRVATVRRQVQRVRALLITPDHRMLVIRRAKPGEQPFWMLPGGGIEPRDASLEDACLREVAEETGGIPDLHRLIEMSTVGGQTHAIFLARIPAWDPNLRTGPELAADGEFDLEELPLDPGVLSTGRVWPVPALESIAQHLRDGRDLFTLPDLRDGGRQLEWCSVRRPAPWRGQIVMVTGSTAKHAIAAELITPYGIDLAHVDLVLPELQSTDVEVIAAGKAKHAYAELGRPVIVEASGFGLDDLNGYPGALVKQLITAGGAAAVALLADLTTTRACTSTAALAYADAYGVITFTQQRTGHVAPAPVGESDRLPLWTVYIPTGAQQPLAALPTSEQRAFHQTWMNTSVFAQFARWYSRHRGGWGHG; encoded by the coding sequence GTGAGCCGGCATCGCAGCATCGTCGACGTCCACATGATCCTGCGCCGCGACGACGGCAAGATCCTTCTAGCAAGACGATCCCAAACCAGCTACGGGGACGGGATGCTCGCGTTGCCGTCGGGGCATCTCGAAGCCGGCGAGACCACAGCTGAGGCGGTCCTGCGGGAAACGGCCGAGGAGACCGGGGTCGTCGTCGACCTTGCCGATCTGCGGCTGGTACACGTTCTGCACCGCGCCGGTGACGGCGGCGCCGACCGGATCGGTTTGTTCTATCTCGCCGACCGGTGGTCGGGCCGGCCGGTCAACGCCGAACCCGACCGGTGCAGCGAACTGGTCTGGGCCGACCCCGCCGATCTACCACCCGATGTGATCGCCTACCCGGCGCAAGGCATCCATGCCGGCCTGGCCGGACAAGCGTACGGCGAGTTCGGCTGGCTCCCTGGCGCCCGGATGGTTGGCCTGACCTACGGGACGGTGCAGGTCGTCGACCACGACGCGGCATGGTTCGCGCACGCCGCCGCCCACATCCGAAGCCTACGATCCGCCTTGCACAGCCACGCGGACGCCGTGGAGCACATCGGATCCACCGCGGTGCAAGACCTGCCCGCGAAACCGATCATCGACGTGGCGGTCCGGCTGCGGCCCGACGCCGACGTGCCCAAAGTCATCGCCGCGCTGCACGAGGAGAAGTACCTGTTCCGCGGCGACAAACACGAGCAAGGCGGTCTGCTGTTCGTCGCCGAACCCACGCTGGGCGTCCGGGTCGCTCACATCCACGTCCTGACCGCCGACGACCCGCAGTGGGACCGCTACCTGCGAGTGCGGGACCGGCTGCGCACCGACCCAGCGATATGCGCTGAATATGACCACCTCAAGCGGCGGCTCGCCGCGACGCACCACGGCGACCGGGCCGCCTACACCAAGGGCAAAGCCGAGTTCCTGCAGCAGCTCGCCGACGGCGATCAGCGCGTGGCCACGGTGCGGCGACAAGTCCAGCGGGTTCGCGCGCTGCTGATCACCCCCGACCATCGGATGCTCGTCATCCGGCGCGCCAAACCCGGCGAGCAGCCGTTCTGGATGCTGCCCGGCGGGGGCATCGAACCCCGCGACGCCAGCCTCGAAGACGCCTGCCTACGTGAAGTCGCCGAGGAAACCGGTGGCATCCCGGACCTGCACCGGCTGATCGAGATGTCCACGGTCGGCGGGCAAACCCATGCGATCTTCCTCGCCCGTATCCCCGCCTGGGACCCGAACCTACGTACGGGGCCGGAGCTGGCGGCAGACGGCGAGTTCGATCTAGAGGAACTCCCGCTCGACCCCGGCGTGCTCTCCACAGGCCGGGTCTGGCCAGTCCCGGCACTAGAGTCGATCGCGCAGCACCTGCGCGATGGCCGGGACCTGTTCACCCTGCCCGATCTGCGCGACGGCGGCCGTCAGCTGGAATGGTGCTCAGTGCGGCGGCCAGCGCCCTGGCGTGGGCAGATCGTCATGGTCACCGGCAGCACGGCCAAACACGCGATCGCCGCCGAGCTCATCACCCCGTACGGCATCGACCTCGCCCACGTAGACCTGGTCTTGCCGGAACTTCAGTCGACCGACGTGGAAGTAATCGCCGCTGGGAAGGCCAAACACGCCTACGCCGAACTCGGCCGGCCGGTGATCGTCGAAGCCTCCGGGTTCGGCCTCGACGACCTCAACGGCTACCCCGGTGCCCTGGTCAAACAACTCATCACCGCCGGCGGAGCCGCCGCGGTCGCACTCCTGGCCGATCTGACGACCACCCGGGCGTGCACGTCGACGGCCGCCCTCGCGTACGCCGACGCCTACGGGGTGATCACCTTCACCCAACAGCGCACGGGCCACGTCGCTCCGGCCCCGGTCGGGGAGTCGGATCGGCTGCCGCTATGGACCGTCTACATCCCCACCGGCGCCCAGCAGCCCCTCGCCGCGCTTCCCACATCCGAGCAGCGCGCCTTCCACCAGACGTGGATGAACACGAGTGTATTCGCGCAGTTCGCCCGCTGGTACAGCCGTCACCGCGGCGGATGGGGGCACGGCTGA
- a CDS encoding NUDIX domain-containing protein produces MKPRITSHEQYLATLPGKPMAAAVLFTDDHDRQLLVEITDKSPHAWELPGGAVEKGESPYDAAVREVAEKLGLTVVPGRILVIDWVPPDTRTDRLMIVFDGGPLTSTQTAAITLAPDELRDWAWSTPEQEAIRLSPLLARRAAAARHARHDGVTAYLEAGAGRT; encoded by the coding sequence ATGAAACCCCGGATCACCTCCCATGAGCAGTACCTGGCCACCCTGCCCGGCAAGCCGATGGCCGCCGCCGTGCTGTTCACCGACGACCACGATCGGCAACTACTCGTCGAGATCACCGACAAATCCCCTCACGCGTGGGAACTGCCCGGCGGGGCGGTCGAGAAAGGCGAGTCGCCCTACGACGCGGCCGTCCGCGAGGTCGCCGAGAAACTCGGCCTGACCGTCGTCCCCGGACGGATCCTGGTCATCGACTGGGTGCCGCCAGACACCCGCACCGACCGGCTAATGATCGTCTTCGACGGCGGACCGTTGACCAGCACACAGACCGCGGCGATCACCCTTGCCCCAGACGAGTTACGCGACTGGGCCTGGAGCACCCCAGAGCAGGAAGCCATCCGCCTGTCGCCGCTGCTCGCCCGCCGGGCTGCGGCGGCCCGCCACGCCCGCCATGACGGCGTCACCGCCTACCTCGAAGCCGGTGCCGGCAGGACCTGA
- a CDS encoding DUF5956 family protein, which yields MATAAPLSSWDNLNQLASEPIGQSDVIELPDSGWGAIIAWLSPRDRVARLLDDRVHTTWVRIESNAGPSQFHERRSQAEQDALDHDVDGYLADASVPPRPRGYRWFLRLPPDLDGNAFWARVHSAMDEAQPTPVHPGDVKQVLQHVFASIFPAE from the coding sequence ATGGCAACCGCTGCACCGCTTTCGAGCTGGGACAACCTCAACCAGTTGGCCTCGGAACCGATCGGCCAGTCCGACGTGATCGAACTGCCGGACTCTGGCTGGGGAGCGATCATCGCTTGGTTGTCTCCACGGGATCGAGTCGCGCGATTGCTTGATGATCGAGTCCACACGACATGGGTGCGGATCGAATCCAACGCCGGACCATCGCAGTTCCACGAGAGGCGAAGCCAGGCGGAGCAAGACGCGCTGGACCACGACGTAGACGGCTACCTGGCAGATGCCAGCGTGCCTCCGCGACCGCGAGGCTATCGCTGGTTCCTTCGGCTTCCCCCCGACCTGGACGGGAATGCCTTCTGGGCGCGGGTCCACTCCGCAATGGACGAGGCCCAGCCGACGCCGGTTCACCCCGGCGACGTCAAGCAGGTCCTGCAACACGTATTTGCCTCGATTTTCCCCGCGGAGTAA
- a CDS encoding phosphotransferase enzyme family protein: protein MRSILPDIRRALETCYQLEVLSIDRVWSGTTGVHARADTARGPMFVKTLPLRGDDGYELLNITVQGQWRKAGIPTIAPVPAPDGTLLYRRSGLAMSVWEWSDAEPVGPLTVAHAPAVGQALARLHRCLDRLPVAGLPFDPEATRNAARPSLVARFESLEQQLANQPVPGDTALQLQIRQRIRLLEQVPQLRAGLPRLRLDRVHGDLTAPNLLWTGTKLTAVIDPRIQLADRARELGRIAFDPATVAATHLWQDIGLAVVAEYRTADGPLAPAELVSCARLALLHSLTSTYPLGDLISQQLPARVHEQRHTYWNQRHISIDRMIDALPDVENQLRKLTRVTIPAGSR, encoded by the coding sequence ATGAGGTCGATCCTGCCGGACATCCGCCGAGCCCTGGAAACCTGCTACCAGCTGGAGGTCCTGTCCATCGACCGGGTGTGGTCGGGCACGACCGGTGTGCATGCCCGCGCGGACACCGCCCGTGGGCCGATGTTCGTCAAGACCCTTCCGCTGCGCGGCGACGACGGCTACGAACTGCTCAACATCACCGTCCAAGGCCAGTGGCGTAAGGCCGGCATTCCCACGATCGCACCCGTCCCAGCCCCGGACGGCACCTTGCTGTATCGCCGGTCGGGCCTGGCGATGTCGGTCTGGGAATGGAGCGACGCCGAACCCGTAGGTCCGCTCACCGTCGCCCACGCACCGGCCGTCGGGCAAGCCCTGGCCCGGCTGCACCGGTGCCTCGACCGGCTGCCGGTCGCCGGGCTGCCGTTCGACCCGGAAGCCACCAGAAACGCCGCCCGGCCCAGCCTCGTCGCCCGGTTCGAATCACTCGAACAACAGCTCGCCAACCAGCCTGTGCCCGGTGACACTGCCCTGCAATTGCAGATCCGGCAGCGGATCCGCCTACTCGAGCAAGTGCCCCAGCTACGCGCCGGTCTGCCCCGGCTCCGGCTCGACCGCGTCCACGGCGACCTGACCGCACCCAACCTCCTGTGGACCGGCACGAAACTCACCGCTGTCATCGACCCACGCATCCAGCTCGCCGATCGGGCCCGCGAACTCGGCCGCATCGCGTTCGACCCCGCCACCGTCGCCGCCACCCACCTGTGGCAAGACATCGGCCTGGCAGTCGTGGCCGAATACCGAACCGCCGACGGGCCCCTCGCACCCGCCGAACTCGTCTCCTGCGCCCGGCTGGCTCTGCTCCACAGCCTCACCAGCACCTACCCCCTGGGTGACCTGATCAGCCAGCAGCTGCCCGCCCGCGTCCACGAACAACGCCACACCTACTGGAACCAACGCCACATCAGCATCGACCGGATGATCGACGCCCTGCCCGACGTCGAAAACCAGCTACGGAAGCTGACGCGTGTGACCATCCCCGCAGGGTCGCGATGA
- a CDS encoding class I SAM-dependent methyltransferase: protein MYDPDLAEIYDDLYQHGMGKDYGAEAGELAALLRAHHARIGDVLDVGCGTGLHLAAIRHQFPHVEGVEPAAAMRAAAQTRLPDVLIHDGDMTSFDLSRTFSAVLCLFSTIGYATTEDRLHTTVVRLAAHTEPGGVVVIEPWFTPEQWRDNRVSHTIAATDARTIIRMTRSTRDTEALSRMDMHYLVADHRTADPIRHFHDTHVMGLSTEEQYQQAMTAAGLTRITTFAGWQPGRPRLLGIRPQAESR from the coding sequence ATGTATGACCCAGACCTCGCAGAAATCTACGACGACCTCTATCAACATGGCATGGGCAAGGACTACGGGGCCGAAGCCGGCGAACTGGCAGCGCTCCTGCGGGCGCATCACGCCCGCATCGGAGACGTGCTCGACGTCGGCTGCGGAACCGGCCTGCACCTCGCCGCGATCCGACACCAGTTCCCTCATGTCGAGGGCGTCGAACCAGCCGCGGCGATGCGCGCCGCAGCGCAGACACGGCTGCCCGACGTGCTGATCCACGACGGTGACATGACCAGCTTCGACCTCAGCCGGACGTTCTCCGCCGTGCTCTGCCTGTTCTCCACGATCGGATACGCCACGACCGAGGACCGGCTACACACCACCGTGGTCCGGCTCGCCGCGCACACCGAACCCGGCGGTGTAGTGGTCATCGAACCGTGGTTCACCCCAGAGCAATGGCGCGACAACCGTGTCAGCCACACGATCGCGGCCACCGATGCCCGCACGATCATCCGCATGACCCGCTCCACCCGCGACACGGAAGCCCTGTCCCGCATGGACATGCACTATCTGGTCGCCGACCACCGGACCGCCGATCCGATCCGCCACTTCCACGACACCCATGTCATGGGTCTGTCCACCGAGGAGCAGTACCAGCAGGCGATGACCGCGGCCGGGCTCACCCGCATCACCACCTTCGCCGGGTGGCAACCCGGCCGGCCTCGCCTGCTCGGCATCCGTCCGCAAGCCGAGTCCCGATGA
- the fes gene encoding enterochelin esterase — translation MRATGRVCSAEPLCGAETPSENRHNPGRRGTSAAPALYTLHGWFMEGTMVLQIDSADDPHYRIVTITYQQPAGEPDPHDVFLRFVTLDENARRARDLTPYLMSPEPGGLWRWTARLRADFRASYQICPSPTPLPTGTLDDQAWTELLATGVADASNPATFPTISGNPGPASIVELPQASAQPWRQPRPGTAAGALVSGDIDSDVLANTRRVWTYLPPGGVHADSPADVVVLLDGGDWMRIDVTTTLDNLIADQAIGPTVVVMVDTEHTRWQELPDHPRFLRFLVEELMPWITSQWPVTADPTRTVIAGQSLGGLMPAYTGLHASHRFGLVLTQSGSFQWPKGSEFDTAAGAVIRQYAAAPRVPIRIFQEAGLVEVLLLDKNRHMRDVLTAKGYPLTYREYYGGHDYASWRGGLADGLAALLGASRTAVGGDPAPTQGRDQAT, via the coding sequence GTGCGCGCCACTGGGAGGGTTTGCAGCGCTGAACCTCTTTGTGGCGCCGAGACGCCATCGGAAAATCGCCACAACCCCGGCCGGCGGGGTACTTCCGCAGCGCCGGCCCTGTACACCCTTCACGGCTGGTTCATGGAAGGAACCATGGTGCTTCAGATCGACTCGGCCGACGACCCCCACTACCGCATCGTCACGATCACCTACCAGCAGCCAGCCGGCGAGCCCGACCCGCATGACGTGTTCCTACGGTTCGTGACCCTGGACGAGAACGCCCGCCGCGCACGCGACCTCACCCCGTATCTGATGAGCCCCGAACCTGGCGGCCTGTGGCGCTGGACAGCACGCCTACGCGCCGATTTTCGCGCCTCCTACCAGATATGCCCCTCCCCGACACCGTTGCCGACCGGGACGCTGGACGACCAGGCATGGACTGAATTGCTGGCCACCGGCGTCGCAGACGCGTCGAATCCGGCCACGTTCCCGACGATCTCCGGCAACCCCGGCCCCGCGTCGATCGTGGAACTGCCGCAGGCATCCGCACAGCCGTGGCGCCAACCGCGGCCAGGCACCGCCGCCGGCGCCCTGGTCTCCGGCGATATCGACAGTGACGTGCTGGCCAACACCCGACGGGTCTGGACCTACCTGCCACCCGGCGGCGTCCACGCTGACAGCCCAGCCGACGTGGTGGTCCTGCTCGACGGCGGCGACTGGATGCGCATCGACGTGACAACCACGCTGGACAACCTGATCGCAGACCAGGCGATCGGCCCCACCGTGGTGGTGATGGTCGACACCGAGCACACCCGATGGCAGGAACTACCGGACCATCCGCGGTTCCTCCGCTTTCTGGTCGAGGAGCTCATGCCGTGGATCACCAGCCAATGGCCGGTCACCGCCGACCCCACGCGGACGGTGATCGCCGGGCAAAGCCTCGGCGGACTGATGCCCGCTTACACCGGACTACACGCATCGCACCGGTTCGGGCTCGTACTGACCCAGTCCGGATCATTCCAATGGCCAAAGGGCAGCGAGTTCGACACCGCAGCCGGCGCGGTCATCCGCCAGTACGCCGCCGCGCCGCGCGTGCCCATCCGCATCTTTCAGGAAGCCGGCCTTGTCGAAGTCCTGCTCCTAGACAAGAACCGGCACATGCGCGACGTGCTGACTGCCAAGGGCTACCCGCTGACCTATCGGGAGTACTACGGCGGCCACGACTACGCCAGTTGGCGCGGTGGCCTGGCCGACGGACTCGCAGCGCTTCTGGGCGCCAGCCGCACCGCCGTGGGCGGCGATCCGGCCCCCACCCAGGGTCGCGACCAGGCGACCTGA